The proteins below come from a single Juglans regia cultivar Chandler chromosome 12, Walnut 2.0, whole genome shotgun sequence genomic window:
- the LOC108979521 gene encoding receptor-like protein 7 isoform X1 encodes MGLSFPLIILIVRFVVSLMMFYLILSASSSGVQPLCHDDERFALLQFKESFIINQSASEKPSAYPKVSSWKLDQISDCCKWDGVECNKDTGHVIGLDLSSSCLKGFLNSNNSLFRLAHLQNLNLAGNDFNSSPLPTSFRQLSRLTNLNLSASVFSGQIPTEILELSKLVSLDLSYNPLLKLQESGLTGIAQNLTNLKVLYLDHVDISSNIPNILANLSSLTNLSLSKCDLHGEFPVGIFHLPNLQLLYIGFNKYLTGCIPEFNRTSPLESLELAHTNFYGELPDSIGNLKSLVELSMRSCNFSGEIPSSLGNLTNLIDLDLQSNSLHGSIPQSISRLVNLETLRLDNNYFRVEFELFLRLRKLVELQLSGNNISFITNPSTNSTFAKFRILLLAQCDLGEFPEFLRNQDRLELLDLSGNKIHGQVPKWMGNVSIETLWGLALVGNLLTGFDQLLVVLPYLNLKHLMLDSNMLQGSVPIPPPSIAFYSVSNNRLAGEIPHLICNLSLITELDLSSNNLSGNLPQCLGNLSASLTKLDLHNNSFHGTIPRICGEANELMMIDFSENHLQGRVPRSLADCTKLEAVNLGNNQIHDIFPSWLGILPELRILILRSNELYGTIESSDSNFDFPKLHVIDVSNNDLSGKLPSEHFQNWKAMQIVDVESLKYMEEYQTLVTHSGNTMSFTNTYSMIIINKGTETLYEKVNGFLVVIDLSNNRFEGEIPDVVGNLKGLNLLNLSSNFLTGPIPFILANLTWLEALDLSQNKLSGAIPLQLTELTFLSYFNVSHNRLKGPIPSGKQFDTFDNSSFSENPELCGNPLSKKCGNLEDSVPPSSRHNLEFSFEFGWKVVAIGYGCGFLFGAVFGQIVITKKYGWFMKTFVVGQPNRRRVNWRGRRN; translated from the coding sequence ATGGGTTTATCCTTTCCTCTCATCATCTTGATCGTGCGCTTTGTTGTTTCATTGATGATGTTTTATCTTATACTTTCTGCCTCTTCTTCTGGTGTGCAGCCCCTATGCCATGATGATGAGAGATTTGCCTTGTTGCAATTCAAGGAAAGCTTCATCATCAATCAGTCCGCGTCCGAAAAACCCTCTGCTTATCCGAAGGTTTCATCGTGGAAGCTTGATCAAATCAGTGATTGCTGCAAGTGGGACGGTGTAGAGTGCAATAAGGACACTGGTCATGTCATCGGCCTCGATCTCAGTAGCAGCTGTCTCAAAGGTTTTCTCAACTCCAATAACAGCCTTTTCCGCCTTGCTCACCTCCAAAACCTCAATTTGGCCGGTAATGATTTTAACTCTTCTCCACTTCCAACTAGTTTTAGGCAACTTTCAAGGCTAACAAATCTCAACCTCTCAGCCTCTGTATTTTCTGGCCAAATCCCTACAGAAATCTTAGAGCTCTCCAAGTTAGTTTCCCTGGATCTCTCATATAATCCATTGTTGAAGCTCCAAGAATCTGGCCTAACAGGTATAGCTCAAAACCTCACCAACTTGAAAGTACTATATCTTGACCATGTTGACATATCATCCAACATTCCCAATATCTTGGCAAACTTATCTTCTTTAACAAATCTATCTCTAAGCAAGTGTGACCTGCATGGTGAGTTTCCCGTGGGAATTTTCCATCTACCTAATCTTCAGCTTCTCTATATTGGGTTCAATAAATATCTCACTGGATGTATCCCAGAATTTAACAGAACTAGCCCCCTTGAATCATTGGAACTTGCACACACGAACTTCTATGGTGAGCTACCGGATTCGATTGGTAACCTTAAGTCCTTGGTTGAATTGAGTATGCGTTCTTGCAATTTCTCAGGAGAAATACCATCCTCACTAGGTAACCTTACCAATCTAATTGATTTAGATCTTCAATCAAATAGCTTGCACGGTTCAATTCCACAGTCCATATCAAGGCTTGTAAATCTTGAAACTCTGCGTCTCGATAATAACTATTTCAGGGTGGAGTTTGAGTTATTTCTGAGACTCAGAAAGCTAGTTGAATTGCAGTTATCTGGaaacaatatttcatttattacaAATCCGAGTACCAACTCAACTTTtgcaaaatttagaatattattactAGCTCAATGTGACTTGGGTGAGTTCCCAGAGTTTCTTCGGAACCAAGATCGGTTGGAGCTGTTAGATCTTTCTGGAAACAAAATTCACGGCCAAGTTCCAAAATGGATGGGGAACGTAAGTATAGAAACTCTCTGGGGTTTAGCTCTGGTAGGCAACCTTCTCACCGGTTTCGACCAACTTCTGGTTGTACTCCCCTACCTTAATCTAAAGCATCTGATGCTAGATTCTAACATGCTTCAAGGGTCAGTGCCAATCCCACCTCCTTCCATTGCTTTCTATTCGGTCTCAAACAACAGACTGGCCGGAGAAATTCCACATTTGATTTGCAATCTAAGTTTAATAACTGAGCTCGATTTGTCAAGCAACAACTTGAGTGGCAATCTTCCTCAATGTTTAGGCAACTTGAGTGCTTCTCTCACAAAATTGGATCTACACAACAATAGCTTTCATGGAACCATTCCTCGGATCTGCGGTGAAGCAAACGAATTGATGATGATTGATTTCAGTGAAAATCATTTACAGGGGCGTGTACCGAGATCATTGGCAGATTGTACCAAGCTTGAAGCTGTTAATCTTGGTAACAATCAGATACATGATATTTTTCCTTCCTGGTTGGGAATTCTTCCAGAGTTGAGGATTCTCATTTTGAGATCTAATGAACTTTATGGTACAATAGAAAGTTCTGATAGCAATTTCGATTTCCCAAAATTGCACGTCATTGACGTCTCAAATAATGATCTTAGTGGCAAGTTGCCCTCTGAACACTTCCAAAATTGGAAAGCCATGCAAATCGTCGATGTCGAGAGCTTAAAGTACATGGAGGAATACCAAACTCTAGTGACACATTCAGGAAATACCATGAGCTTTACCAACACTTACTCAATGATAATAATCAACAAAGGCACAGAAACACTTTATGAAAAAGTCAATGGTTTTTTAGTAGTTATTGATCTCTCGAACAacagatttgaaggagaaatccCAGACGTGGTGGGGAATCTGAAAGGACTTAATTTGCTCAACCTTTCCTCAAACTTTCTCACAGGACCTATCCCATTTATATTGGCAAACTTGACATGGCTAGAAGCATTGGATCTCTCTCAAAACAAGTTGTCTGGTGCGATCCCTCTGCAACTAACGGAACTCACTTTCCTTTCATACTTTAATGTCTCCCATAATCGTTTGAAAGGACCTATACCAAGTGGGAAACAATTCGACACATTCGACAACAGTTCGTTTAGTGAGAACCCTGAATTATGCGGAAATCCTTTGTCAAAGAAATGTGGGAATCTTGAGGACTCAGTGCCTCCATCTTCAAGACACAACTTAGAATTCTCATTTGAGTTTGGTTGGAAAGTAGTCGCGATTGGATATGGATGTGGATTCTTGTTTGGAGCTGTGTTTGGGCAAATCGTAATCACAAAGAAATATGGTTGGTTTATGAAGACGTTTGTTGTTGGGCAGCCGAACCGAAGAAGGGTGAATTGGAGGGGCCGcagaaattaa
- the LOC108979521 gene encoding receptor-like protein 7 isoform X3, producing MGLSFPLIILIVRFVVSLMMFYLILSASSSGVQPLCHDDERFALLQFKESFIINQSASEKPSAYPKVSSWKLDQISDCCKWDGVECNKDTGHVIGLDLSSSCLKGFLNSNNSLFRLAHLQNLNLAEILELSKLVSLDLSYNPLLKLQESGLTGIAQNLTNLKVLYLDHVDISSNIPNILANLSSLTNLSLSKCDLHGEFPVGIFHLPNLQLLYIGFNKYLTGCIPEFNRTSPLESLELAHTNFYGELPDSIGNLKSLVELSMRSCNFSGEIPSSLGNLTNLIDLDLQSNSLHGSIPQSISRLVNLETLRLDNNYFRVEFELFLRLRKLVELQLSGNNISFITNPSTNSTFAKFRILLLAQCDLGEFPEFLRNQDRLELLDLSGNKIHGQVPKWMGNVSIETLWGLALVGNLLTGFDQLLVVLPYLNLKHLMLDSNMLQGSVPIPPPSIAFYSVSNNRLAGEIPHLICNLSLITELDLSSNNLSGNLPQCLGNLSASLTKLDLHNNSFHGTIPRICGEANELMMIDFSENHLQGRVPRSLADCTKLEAVNLGNNQIHDIFPSWLGILPELRILILRSNELYGTIESSDSNFDFPKLHVIDVSNNDLSGKLPSEHFQNWKAMQIVDVESLKYMEEYQTLVTHSGNTMSFTNTYSMIIINKGTETLYEKVNGFLVVIDLSNNRFEGEIPDVVGNLKGLNLLNLSSNFLTGPIPFILANLTWLEALDLSQNKLSGAIPLQLTELTFLSYFNVSHNRLKGPIPSGKQFDTFDNSSFSENPELCGNPLSKKCGNLEDSVPPSSRHNLEFSFEFGWKVVAIGYGCGFLFGAVFGQIVITKKYGWFMKTFVVGQPNRRRVNWRGRRN from the exons ATGGGTTTATCCTTTCCTCTCATCATCTTGATCGTGCGCTTTGTTGTTTCATTGATGATGTTTTATCTTATACTTTCTGCCTCTTCTTCTGGTGTGCAGCCCCTATGCCATGATGATGAGAGATTTGCCTTGTTGCAATTCAAGGAAAGCTTCATCATCAATCAGTCCGCGTCCGAAAAACCCTCTGCTTATCCGAAGGTTTCATCGTGGAAGCTTGATCAAATCAGTGATTGCTGCAAGTGGGACGGTGTAGAGTGCAATAAGGACACTGGTCATGTCATCGGCCTCGATCTCAGTAGCAGCTGTCTCAAAGGTTTTCTCAACTCCAATAACAGCCTTTTCCGCCTTGCTCACCTCCAAAACCTCAATTTGGCCG AAATCTTAGAGCTCTCCAAGTTAGTTTCCCTGGATCTCTCATATAATCCATTGTTGAAGCTCCAAGAATCTGGCCTAACAGGTATAGCTCAAAACCTCACCAACTTGAAAGTACTATATCTTGACCATGTTGACATATCATCCAACATTCCCAATATCTTGGCAAACTTATCTTCTTTAACAAATCTATCTCTAAGCAAGTGTGACCTGCATGGTGAGTTTCCCGTGGGAATTTTCCATCTACCTAATCTTCAGCTTCTCTATATTGGGTTCAATAAATATCTCACTGGATGTATCCCAGAATTTAACAGAACTAGCCCCCTTGAATCATTGGAACTTGCACACACGAACTTCTATGGTGAGCTACCGGATTCGATTGGTAACCTTAAGTCCTTGGTTGAATTGAGTATGCGTTCTTGCAATTTCTCAGGAGAAATACCATCCTCACTAGGTAACCTTACCAATCTAATTGATTTAGATCTTCAATCAAATAGCTTGCACGGTTCAATTCCACAGTCCATATCAAGGCTTGTAAATCTTGAAACTCTGCGTCTCGATAATAACTATTTCAGGGTGGAGTTTGAGTTATTTCTGAGACTCAGAAAGCTAGTTGAATTGCAGTTATCTGGaaacaatatttcatttattacaAATCCGAGTACCAACTCAACTTTtgcaaaatttagaatattattactAGCTCAATGTGACTTGGGTGAGTTCCCAGAGTTTCTTCGGAACCAAGATCGGTTGGAGCTGTTAGATCTTTCTGGAAACAAAATTCACGGCCAAGTTCCAAAATGGATGGGGAACGTAAGTATAGAAACTCTCTGGGGTTTAGCTCTGGTAGGCAACCTTCTCACCGGTTTCGACCAACTTCTGGTTGTACTCCCCTACCTTAATCTAAAGCATCTGATGCTAGATTCTAACATGCTTCAAGGGTCAGTGCCAATCCCACCTCCTTCCATTGCTTTCTATTCGGTCTCAAACAACAGACTGGCCGGAGAAATTCCACATTTGATTTGCAATCTAAGTTTAATAACTGAGCTCGATTTGTCAAGCAACAACTTGAGTGGCAATCTTCCTCAATGTTTAGGCAACTTGAGTGCTTCTCTCACAAAATTGGATCTACACAACAATAGCTTTCATGGAACCATTCCTCGGATCTGCGGTGAAGCAAACGAATTGATGATGATTGATTTCAGTGAAAATCATTTACAGGGGCGTGTACCGAGATCATTGGCAGATTGTACCAAGCTTGAAGCTGTTAATCTTGGTAACAATCAGATACATGATATTTTTCCTTCCTGGTTGGGAATTCTTCCAGAGTTGAGGATTCTCATTTTGAGATCTAATGAACTTTATGGTACAATAGAAAGTTCTGATAGCAATTTCGATTTCCCAAAATTGCACGTCATTGACGTCTCAAATAATGATCTTAGTGGCAAGTTGCCCTCTGAACACTTCCAAAATTGGAAAGCCATGCAAATCGTCGATGTCGAGAGCTTAAAGTACATGGAGGAATACCAAACTCTAGTGACACATTCAGGAAATACCATGAGCTTTACCAACACTTACTCAATGATAATAATCAACAAAGGCACAGAAACACTTTATGAAAAAGTCAATGGTTTTTTAGTAGTTATTGATCTCTCGAACAacagatttgaaggagaaatccCAGACGTGGTGGGGAATCTGAAAGGACTTAATTTGCTCAACCTTTCCTCAAACTTTCTCACAGGACCTATCCCATTTATATTGGCAAACTTGACATGGCTAGAAGCATTGGATCTCTCTCAAAACAAGTTGTCTGGTGCGATCCCTCTGCAACTAACGGAACTCACTTTCCTTTCATACTTTAATGTCTCCCATAATCGTTTGAAAGGACCTATACCAAGTGGGAAACAATTCGACACATTCGACAACAGTTCGTTTAGTGAGAACCCTGAATTATGCGGAAATCCTTTGTCAAAGAAATGTGGGAATCTTGAGGACTCAGTGCCTCCATCTTCAAGACACAACTTAGAATTCTCATTTGAGTTTGGTTGGAAAGTAGTCGCGATTGGATATGGATGTGGATTCTTGTTTGGAGCTGTGTTTGGGCAAATCGTAATCACAAAGAAATATGGTTGGTTTATGAAGACGTTTGTTGTTGGGCAGCCGAACCGAAGAAGGGTGAATTGGAGGGGCCGcagaaattaa
- the LOC108979521 gene encoding receptor-like protein 7 isoform X2, protein MGLSFPLIILIVRFVVSLMMFYLILSASSSGVQPLCHDDERFALLQFKESFIINQSASEKPSAYPKVSSWKLDQISDCCKWDGVECNKDTGHVIGLDLSSSCLKGFLNSNNSLFRLAHLQNLNLAASVFSGQIPTEILELSKLVSLDLSYNPLLKLQESGLTGIAQNLTNLKVLYLDHVDISSNIPNILANLSSLTNLSLSKCDLHGEFPVGIFHLPNLQLLYIGFNKYLTGCIPEFNRTSPLESLELAHTNFYGELPDSIGNLKSLVELSMRSCNFSGEIPSSLGNLTNLIDLDLQSNSLHGSIPQSISRLVNLETLRLDNNYFRVEFELFLRLRKLVELQLSGNNISFITNPSTNSTFAKFRILLLAQCDLGEFPEFLRNQDRLELLDLSGNKIHGQVPKWMGNVSIETLWGLALVGNLLTGFDQLLVVLPYLNLKHLMLDSNMLQGSVPIPPPSIAFYSVSNNRLAGEIPHLICNLSLITELDLSSNNLSGNLPQCLGNLSASLTKLDLHNNSFHGTIPRICGEANELMMIDFSENHLQGRVPRSLADCTKLEAVNLGNNQIHDIFPSWLGILPELRILILRSNELYGTIESSDSNFDFPKLHVIDVSNNDLSGKLPSEHFQNWKAMQIVDVESLKYMEEYQTLVTHSGNTMSFTNTYSMIIINKGTETLYEKVNGFLVVIDLSNNRFEGEIPDVVGNLKGLNLLNLSSNFLTGPIPFILANLTWLEALDLSQNKLSGAIPLQLTELTFLSYFNVSHNRLKGPIPSGKQFDTFDNSSFSENPELCGNPLSKKCGNLEDSVPPSSRHNLEFSFEFGWKVVAIGYGCGFLFGAVFGQIVITKKYGWFMKTFVVGQPNRRRVNWRGRRN, encoded by the exons ATGGGTTTATCCTTTCCTCTCATCATCTTGATCGTGCGCTTTGTTGTTTCATTGATGATGTTTTATCTTATACTTTCTGCCTCTTCTTCTGGTGTGCAGCCCCTATGCCATGATGATGAGAGATTTGCCTTGTTGCAATTCAAGGAAAGCTTCATCATCAATCAGTCCGCGTCCGAAAAACCCTCTGCTTATCCGAAGGTTTCATCGTGGAAGCTTGATCAAATCAGTGATTGCTGCAAGTGGGACGGTGTAGAGTGCAATAAGGACACTGGTCATGTCATCGGCCTCGATCTCAGTAGCAGCTGTCTCAAAGGTTTTCTCAACTCCAATAACAGCCTTTTCCGCCTTGCTCACCTCCAAAACCTCAATTTGGCCG CCTCTGTATTTTCTGGCCAAATCCCTACAGAAATCTTAGAGCTCTCCAAGTTAGTTTCCCTGGATCTCTCATATAATCCATTGTTGAAGCTCCAAGAATCTGGCCTAACAGGTATAGCTCAAAACCTCACCAACTTGAAAGTACTATATCTTGACCATGTTGACATATCATCCAACATTCCCAATATCTTGGCAAACTTATCTTCTTTAACAAATCTATCTCTAAGCAAGTGTGACCTGCATGGTGAGTTTCCCGTGGGAATTTTCCATCTACCTAATCTTCAGCTTCTCTATATTGGGTTCAATAAATATCTCACTGGATGTATCCCAGAATTTAACAGAACTAGCCCCCTTGAATCATTGGAACTTGCACACACGAACTTCTATGGTGAGCTACCGGATTCGATTGGTAACCTTAAGTCCTTGGTTGAATTGAGTATGCGTTCTTGCAATTTCTCAGGAGAAATACCATCCTCACTAGGTAACCTTACCAATCTAATTGATTTAGATCTTCAATCAAATAGCTTGCACGGTTCAATTCCACAGTCCATATCAAGGCTTGTAAATCTTGAAACTCTGCGTCTCGATAATAACTATTTCAGGGTGGAGTTTGAGTTATTTCTGAGACTCAGAAAGCTAGTTGAATTGCAGTTATCTGGaaacaatatttcatttattacaAATCCGAGTACCAACTCAACTTTtgcaaaatttagaatattattactAGCTCAATGTGACTTGGGTGAGTTCCCAGAGTTTCTTCGGAACCAAGATCGGTTGGAGCTGTTAGATCTTTCTGGAAACAAAATTCACGGCCAAGTTCCAAAATGGATGGGGAACGTAAGTATAGAAACTCTCTGGGGTTTAGCTCTGGTAGGCAACCTTCTCACCGGTTTCGACCAACTTCTGGTTGTACTCCCCTACCTTAATCTAAAGCATCTGATGCTAGATTCTAACATGCTTCAAGGGTCAGTGCCAATCCCACCTCCTTCCATTGCTTTCTATTCGGTCTCAAACAACAGACTGGCCGGAGAAATTCCACATTTGATTTGCAATCTAAGTTTAATAACTGAGCTCGATTTGTCAAGCAACAACTTGAGTGGCAATCTTCCTCAATGTTTAGGCAACTTGAGTGCTTCTCTCACAAAATTGGATCTACACAACAATAGCTTTCATGGAACCATTCCTCGGATCTGCGGTGAAGCAAACGAATTGATGATGATTGATTTCAGTGAAAATCATTTACAGGGGCGTGTACCGAGATCATTGGCAGATTGTACCAAGCTTGAAGCTGTTAATCTTGGTAACAATCAGATACATGATATTTTTCCTTCCTGGTTGGGAATTCTTCCAGAGTTGAGGATTCTCATTTTGAGATCTAATGAACTTTATGGTACAATAGAAAGTTCTGATAGCAATTTCGATTTCCCAAAATTGCACGTCATTGACGTCTCAAATAATGATCTTAGTGGCAAGTTGCCCTCTGAACACTTCCAAAATTGGAAAGCCATGCAAATCGTCGATGTCGAGAGCTTAAAGTACATGGAGGAATACCAAACTCTAGTGACACATTCAGGAAATACCATGAGCTTTACCAACACTTACTCAATGATAATAATCAACAAAGGCACAGAAACACTTTATGAAAAAGTCAATGGTTTTTTAGTAGTTATTGATCTCTCGAACAacagatttgaaggagaaatccCAGACGTGGTGGGGAATCTGAAAGGACTTAATTTGCTCAACCTTTCCTCAAACTTTCTCACAGGACCTATCCCATTTATATTGGCAAACTTGACATGGCTAGAAGCATTGGATCTCTCTCAAAACAAGTTGTCTGGTGCGATCCCTCTGCAACTAACGGAACTCACTTTCCTTTCATACTTTAATGTCTCCCATAATCGTTTGAAAGGACCTATACCAAGTGGGAAACAATTCGACACATTCGACAACAGTTCGTTTAGTGAGAACCCTGAATTATGCGGAAATCCTTTGTCAAAGAAATGTGGGAATCTTGAGGACTCAGTGCCTCCATCTTCAAGACACAACTTAGAATTCTCATTTGAGTTTGGTTGGAAAGTAGTCGCGATTGGATATGGATGTGGATTCTTGTTTGGAGCTGTGTTTGGGCAAATCGTAATCACAAAGAAATATGGTTGGTTTATGAAGACGTTTGTTGTTGGGCAGCCGAACCGAAGAAGGGTGAATTGGAGGGGCCGcagaaattaa